One part of the Rutidosis leptorrhynchoides isolate AG116_Rl617_1_P2 chromosome 1, CSIRO_AGI_Rlap_v1, whole genome shotgun sequence genome encodes these proteins:
- the LOC139849329 gene encoding uncharacterized protein: MAEKGSVDGTCEKQTDNVVLAVQWDRCNSVVLSWILNSISEDLYSGQFFSATASVVWTELKETYDKVDGSIVFKLHHKINSMKQNGYSLSEYYHKLNTLWKQYDEMVILPACTCVVAPEFQNHNKTLKLMQFLGLDDSYMSIRSNLLLMDPLPDVKSAFAILSREESHRGVSRVGTSKTQNSAFVHPSTPSSSTSAPSPLSLSNEQMMKLLSILNEKSSPISESVTNMSGFENQKHLGDW; encoded by the exons ATGGCTGAAAAAG GATCTGTTGATGGTACATGTGAAAAACAAACTGATAATGTTGTTCTTGCTGTCCAATGGGATAGATGCAATTCTGTTGTGTTATCTTGGATTCTGAATTCTATATCTGAAGATTTATATTCTGGACAATTTTTTTCTGCTACTGCTTCTGTTGTCTGGACTGAGTTGAAAGAGACTTATGACAAAGTAGATGGTTCTATTGTTTTCAAATTGCATCATAAGATTAATTCTATGAAACAAAATGGTTATAGTTTATCTGAGTATTATCATAAACTTAACACTTTGTGGAAGCAATATGATGAAATGGTCATATTACCTGCTTGTACTTGTGTTGTTGCACCTGAATTTCAAAATCATAATAAAACCCTAAAGCTAATGCAATTTTTGGGTCTTGATGATTCCTATATGTCTATTAGAAGTAATTTGTTACTTATGGATCCTTTACCTGATGTTAAATCTGCTTTTGCTATTTTGTCTAGAGAAGAATCTCATAGGGGTGTATCTAGGGTTGGGACATCTAAAACTCAAAACTCTGCATTT GTTCATCCTTCTACTCCTTCTTCCTCTACATCTGCTCCTAGTCCTTTGAGTCTTTCAAATGAACAAATGATGAAGCTGTTAAGTATATTAAATGAGAAAAGTTCCCCTATTTCTGAGTCTGTAACTAATATGTCAG GATTTGAAAACCAGAAACACCTTGGGGACTGGTAG